Sequence from the Flavobacterium sp. TR2 genome:
CCCGCTGCGGTTAATTTTTGTTTATTGATTTTTGGGTTTTCGCTTAAAATAGCTACGATTGCAGTTGCTCTTTTAGTCGATAAATCCCAGTTGTTTGCAATTGGTCCAGAACCCGCATACGGATCATCGTCTGTATGCCCTTCAATCAAAACAGAGAGATCTGGATTATCGCCTAGGACTTTTCCAAGTTCCACAACTGCTTTTCTTCCTTCTGCCCCTACAGCCCAGCTTCCTGAATTGAAAAGCAATTTATTTTCCATAGAAACATATACTTTTCCGTTTTTATGTTCTACTGTCAAACCTTTGCCTTCAAAACCAGTCAAAGCCTTAGACAAAGTTTCTTTCAATTTGCGCATTGCTTCTTCTTTGGCCGCAATCATATCTTCAAGTTCTTTCAAACGGTTTGCCGTTTTGTCTAGACGAGCCTGCTCCTCTGCAAGAGCTTTACCTTTTGCTTCCAATTGCGCCAGCAATTCACGATTTTTAGCCAAGTTTTTCTCCAATGCATCATTACTGTTTTTCTCCAATGCATTATAAGAATCTTGTAAAACCTTGTATTTATTTTGAGCCGCTGCTAAATCTGCTTTTTGTTTTGCCAAATCATCATTAGCATTTGCTAAATCTTTTGTCAGTTTATCACGATCGATTTCCAGCTGATTCTTCGCTTTCTTCAAATTTTCATTTTCATCAGCAATAGAACGGTTCTCTTTCTTTAAATCTGAATATTTGGTTTCTAAATCATTGTAAATTTTCTTAGAAACACATGACGTCGTGGATAAAGCTAGTGCTAATAATCCAATGGAGGCTTTTTTAATCATCTCTTTAATTGGTTTTTATTTTAGGCATTTAATAATTTTTAAGTTTTTAAAATGCACTGCCAATGGCAATATCAATTTTGAAACTAAAACTTTTCAGCAAGAACAATACCAAAAAT
This genomic interval carries:
- a CDS encoding flagellar motor protein MotB, which produces MIKKASIGLLALALSTTSCVSKKIYNDLETKYSDLKKENRSIADENENLKKAKNQLEIDRDKLTKDLANANDDLAKQKADLAAAQNKYKVLQDSYNALEKNSNDALEKNLAKNRELLAQLEAKGKALAEEQARLDKTANRLKELEDMIAAKEEAMRKLKETLSKALTGFEGKGLTVEHKNGKVYVSMENKLLFNSGSWAVGAEGRKAVVELGKVLGDNPDLSVLIEGHTDDDPYAGSGPIANNWDLSTKRATAIVAILSENPKINKQKLTAAGRSEFSPLASNATPEGKAKNRRIEIILTPRLDEIAEMLNSIN